Proteins from a genomic interval of Streptomyces sp. NBC_00820:
- a CDS encoding DEDDh family exonuclease, translated as MLEDRATAVSAPTQWPAAYPKGYAVVDVETTGLARDDRIISAAVYRLDTRGEVEDHWYTLVNPERDPGPVWIHGLTSDVLEGAPLFADVAEEFAARLDGRVLVAHNAVFDWQMIAREYARAEREAPVRQRLCTIALSKELALPLPNFKLESLAAHFGVVQQRAHHALDDARVLAEAFRPSLRAAAAGGVRLPLLECRPLTEWSDAPRIGRQASGSHGDHRQGGWRPSRKRPACPYPNPGRYEDGRPLKQGMRVAFSGDTSTERELLEDRATEAGLHVATSLSRLTSLLVTNDPDSGTSKVVKARQFGTPVVDEAAFGQLLRDVEPAAG; from the coding sequence ATGCTCGAAGACCGTGCGACCGCAGTGTCCGCCCCCACCCAGTGGCCGGCCGCGTACCCGAAGGGATACGCGGTCGTTGACGTGGAGACCACCGGCCTGGCCCGGGACGACCGGATCATCTCCGCGGCCGTGTACCGGCTGGACACGCGCGGCGAGGTCGAGGACCACTGGTACACGCTGGTCAACCCCGAGCGCGATCCGGGCCCCGTGTGGATACACGGACTGACGAGCGACGTGCTCGAAGGGGCGCCGCTCTTCGCGGACGTCGCGGAGGAGTTCGCGGCCCGCCTGGACGGCCGGGTGCTGGTGGCGCACAACGCGGTCTTCGACTGGCAGATGATCGCGCGGGAGTACGCGCGCGCAGAGCGCGAGGCGCCGGTACGGCAACGGCTGTGCACCATCGCGCTGTCCAAGGAGCTGGCGCTGCCGCTGCCCAACTTCAAGCTGGAGTCGCTGGCAGCGCACTTCGGGGTCGTACAGCAGCGGGCGCACCACGCGCTGGACGACGCGCGCGTGCTCGCGGAGGCGTTCCGGCCCAGCCTGCGGGCCGCGGCGGCAGGCGGCGTACGGCTGCCGCTGCTGGAGTGCCGCCCGCTGACGGAGTGGTCGGACGCGCCCCGGATCGGCCGGCAGGCGAGCGGAAGTCACGGCGACCACCGGCAGGGCGGTTGGCGCCCGTCCCGGAAGCGGCCCGCCTGTCCCTACCCCAACCCGGGGCGGTACGAAGACGGCAGACCTCTCAAGCAGGGCATGCGGGTGGCGTTCTCCGGCGACACGTCCACCGAACGGGAGCTGCTGGAGGACCGGGCGACCGAGGCCGGGCTGCACGTGGCGACCAGCCTGTCCCGGCTGACCAGCCTGCTGGTCACCAACGACCCCGACTCCGGCACCTCGAAGGTGGTGAAGGCCCGCCAGTTCGGCACGCCGGTCGTGGACGAGGCGGCCTTCGGGCAACTGCTCCGGGACGTCGAGCCCGCCGCCGGATGA
- a CDS encoding SURF1 family cytochrome oxidase biogenesis protein, whose product MHPTARGYRRGVHRYRFLLTLQWVILTLVSIALIPTMIKLGFWQQHRYEERTARNNLVTSALHAKPVPVERLTSPGHAVTRTERYRTVTATGAFDPSREVVVRRRTNSDGEVGFHVLTPFVLADGRVLLVNRGWIPANGVQTAFPRIPAPPAGRVTITGRLKPDETTAASGIKNVKGLPDRQIMLIDSAQQARRLGAKVVGGYVEQTAPEPRGDSPEQITDPGSEDAPLNYAYMIQWWLFAAAVPVGWWFLVRREIRDQEEAVAEGTPEEPEPAAV is encoded by the coding sequence ATGCACCCCACGGCCCGGGGGTACCGTCGTGGGGTGCACCGCTACCGCTTCCTGCTGACCCTCCAGTGGGTGATCCTCACCCTCGTCTCGATCGCCCTGATCCCGACGATGATCAAGCTCGGTTTCTGGCAGCAGCACCGGTACGAGGAGCGCACGGCCCGCAACAACCTGGTCACGAGCGCGCTGCACGCCAAGCCGGTGCCGGTGGAACGGCTCACCTCCCCCGGGCACGCCGTGACCCGCACCGAGAGGTACCGGACCGTCACCGCGACCGGCGCCTTCGACCCCTCCCGCGAGGTCGTGGTCCGCCGTCGGACCAACTCCGACGGCGAGGTCGGCTTCCACGTCCTGACCCCGTTCGTCCTGGCGGACGGCAGGGTGCTGCTGGTCAACCGCGGCTGGATCCCGGCGAACGGGGTGCAGACCGCCTTCCCCAGGATCCCCGCGCCACCGGCCGGCCGGGTCACCATCACCGGCCGGCTGAAGCCCGACGAGACCACCGCGGCGAGCGGCATCAAGAACGTCAAGGGCCTGCCCGACCGGCAGATCATGCTGATCGACAGCGCGCAGCAGGCGCGCCGGCTCGGCGCGAAGGTGGTCGGCGGCTACGTCGAGCAGACCGCGCCGGAGCCCAGGGGCGACTCACCGGAGCAGATCACCGACCCCGGCAGCGAGGACGCCCCGCTGAACTACGCGTACATGATCCAGTGGTGGCTGTTCGCCGCGGCCGTGCCGGTGGGCTGGTGGTTCCTGGTCCGCCGCGAGATCCGCGACCAGGAGGAGGCGGTGGCCGAGGGCACGCCGGAGGAGCCGGAACCGGCCGCCGTCTGA
- a CDS encoding glycoside hydrolase family 15 protein: MNARIEDYALIGDEQTAALVGLDGSIDWLCLPRFDSGACFARLLGDEDNGHWRIAPKGADVCTRRAYRPDTLVLDTEWETAEGTLRVTDLMPQRERAPDVVRIVEGVSGRVTVRSTLRLRFDYGSIVPWMRRSNGHRVAVAGPDSVWLRTEPHVRIWGEDFGTHAEFTVGEGERVAFVLTWHPSHEPRPPLIDPYAALSTSVRDWRRWTNRCRYEGPYRDAVVRSLLTLKALTYRPTGGIVAAATTSLPEELGGVRNWDYRYCWLRDSTLTLGALLSAGYKQEAEAWRDWLLRAVAGDPADLQIMYGLAGERRLPEWELPWLAGMAGSRPVRVGNGAVDQLQLDVYGEVMDSLELARAAGLSTKPHMWSLQCALMKFLESAWRQPDEGLWEVRGGRRQFVHSKVMVWVAADRAVRTLERHPELTGDLAAWRAMRDEVHAEVCERGYDPRRNTFTQYYGSRELDASALLIPRFGFLPPDDPRVIGTVDAIRADLGHDGLVRRYDTDAVGVDGMPGGEGAFLACSFWLADALHMTGRPDEARELFEELVGLTNDVGLLAEEYDAVAGCQLGNYPQAFSHIALVNSALTLFGDEPVVGAGDCRDGHGAG; the protein is encoded by the coding sequence GTGAACGCGCGCATCGAGGACTACGCCCTCATCGGGGACGAGCAGACCGCGGCCCTGGTCGGCCTGGACGGCTCGATCGACTGGCTGTGCCTGCCCCGCTTCGACTCCGGCGCCTGTTTCGCCCGGCTCCTGGGGGACGAGGACAACGGTCACTGGCGGATCGCCCCGAAGGGCGCGGACGTCTGCACGCGCCGCGCCTACCGCCCCGACACCCTCGTCCTGGACACCGAGTGGGAGACCGCCGAGGGCACGCTCCGCGTCACCGACCTGATGCCCCAGCGCGAACGCGCCCCCGACGTCGTCCGCATCGTCGAGGGCGTCAGCGGGCGGGTCACCGTACGCAGCACGCTCCGGCTGCGCTTCGACTACGGGTCCATCGTCCCGTGGATGCGCCGCTCCAACGGCCATCGGGTGGCCGTCGCCGGGCCGGACTCGGTGTGGCTGCGCACCGAGCCCCATGTGCGCATCTGGGGCGAGGACTTCGGCACCCACGCGGAGTTCACCGTGGGCGAGGGCGAGCGGGTCGCGTTCGTGCTGACCTGGCACCCCTCGCACGAACCGCGTCCGCCGCTGATCGACCCCTACGCGGCGCTCAGCACCAGCGTCCGGGACTGGCGGCGCTGGACGAACCGCTGCCGCTACGAGGGGCCGTACCGGGACGCCGTCGTACGGTCCCTGCTCACGCTCAAGGCCCTCACCTACCGCCCGACCGGCGGGATCGTCGCCGCGGCCACCACCTCGCTGCCCGAGGAACTGGGCGGGGTGCGCAACTGGGACTACCGCTACTGCTGGCTGCGCGACTCCACGCTCACCCTCGGCGCCCTGCTGTCCGCCGGTTACAAGCAGGAGGCCGAGGCCTGGCGCGACTGGCTGCTGCGCGCGGTCGCGGGCGACCCCGCGGACCTGCAGATCATGTACGGCCTGGCGGGCGAGCGGCGGCTGCCGGAGTGGGAGCTGCCCTGGCTGGCCGGCATGGCCGGCTCCCGCCCCGTACGGGTCGGCAACGGCGCCGTCGACCAGCTCCAGCTGGACGTGTACGGCGAGGTGATGGACTCGCTGGAGCTGGCACGCGCCGCCGGCCTGTCCACCAAGCCGCACATGTGGTCGCTGCAGTGCGCGCTGATGAAGTTCCTGGAGTCGGCCTGGCGGCAGCCCGACGAGGGCCTGTGGGAGGTGCGCGGCGGTCGGCGGCAGTTCGTGCACTCCAAGGTGATGGTGTGGGTGGCCGCCGACCGCGCCGTACGGACGCTGGAGCGGCATCCCGAGCTGACCGGCGACCTGGCGGCCTGGCGGGCGATGCGCGACGAGGTACACGCCGAGGTGTGCGAGCGGGGCTACGACCCACGGCGCAACACCTTCACCCAGTACTACGGTTCGCGTGAACTGGACGCCTCGGCGCTGCTGATCCCCCGCTTCGGCTTCCTGCCGCCCGACGATCCGCGGGTGATCGGCACGGTCGACGCGATCCGCGCGGACCTGGGCCACGACGGCCTCGTGCGCCGGTACGACACCGACGCCGTCGGCGTCGACGGGATGCCCGGCGGCGAGGGCGCCTTCCTCGCCTGCTCGTTCTGGCTGGCGGACGCCCTGCACATGACGGGCCGCCCCGACGAGGCCCGGGAGCTGTTCGAGGAGCTGGTGGGCCTCACCAACGACGTGGGTCTGCTGGCCGAGGAGTACGACGCGGTGGCCGGCTGCCAGTTGGGCAACTACCCGCAGGCCTTCAGCCACATCGCCCTGGTGAACAGCGCCCTCACCCTGTTCGGGGACGAGCCGGTCGTGGGGGCCGGAGACTGCCGGGACGGCCACGGGGCAGGATAG
- a CDS encoding SDR family oxidoreductase encodes MDLGLKDRVYIVTGATRGLGHAAARQLVADGAKVVITGRDEKRVAEAAAELGPDAVGVAADNSDTSAPERLIAAARERFGRFDGILISVGGPPPGFVADNTDEQWRDAFETVFLGAVRFARAAAAALEPGGVIGFVLSGSVYEPIPALTISNGLRPGLAGFAKSLADELGPRGIRVLGLLPARIDTDRVRELDGMSADPEATRAANESRIPLRRYGKPEEFGKTAAFLLSPAASYLTGIMVPVDGGMRHGF; translated from the coding sequence ATGGATCTTGGACTGAAGGACCGGGTGTACATCGTCACCGGCGCCACGCGCGGGCTGGGCCACGCCGCCGCGCGGCAGCTGGTGGCCGACGGGGCGAAGGTGGTCATCACCGGGCGCGACGAGAAGCGGGTGGCCGAGGCGGCCGCCGAACTGGGCCCGGACGCGGTGGGCGTGGCCGCCGACAACAGCGACACGTCGGCTCCGGAGCGGCTGATCGCGGCCGCGCGGGAGCGTTTCGGCCGTTTCGACGGCATTCTCATCAGCGTCGGCGGACCGCCGCCCGGGTTCGTCGCCGACAACACGGACGAGCAGTGGCGTGACGCGTTCGAGACGGTGTTCCTCGGCGCGGTGCGGTTCGCCCGCGCCGCCGCGGCCGCGCTGGAGCCGGGCGGGGTCATCGGGTTCGTGCTGTCCGGGTCGGTGTACGAGCCGATTCCGGCACTGACGATCTCCAACGGGCTGCGGCCCGGACTCGCCGGTTTCGCCAAGTCCCTCGCGGACGAGCTGGGGCCCCGGGGCATCCGGGTGCTGGGGCTGCTCCCGGCGCGCATCGACACGGATCGCGTGCGCGAGCTGGACGGGATGTCGGCGGACCCCGAGGCCACCCGCGCGGCCAACGAGTCCCGGATCCCGCTGCGGAGGTACGGGAAGCCGGAGGAGTTCGGGAAGACCGCGGCGTTCCTGCTGTCTCCCGCGGCCTCTTATCTGACCGGGATCATGGTGCCGGTGGACGGGGGCATGCGGCACGGGTTCTGA
- the amaP gene encoding alkaline shock response membrane anchor protein AmaP, protein MRGGTVNRVLLALVGLLLLALGGSVLAVGLGAPPPHWWIHSGPHDALLSAAERTRWRNAGWWWPAVIAGLAVLVLLALWWLASVLRRHRTAELLIDTGDGGSALLRGRTLEAAVAEDAARRQGVASATVVLTGRRTAPRARAWLRLEPDAAPEAALTDFTTHALAHARESAGLASLPTEVRLKAVRHRADRVT, encoded by the coding sequence ATGCGCGGAGGTACCGTCAACCGCGTCCTGCTCGCACTCGTGGGCCTGCTGCTGCTCGCGCTCGGCGGGTCGGTGCTCGCCGTCGGCCTCGGCGCGCCGCCGCCCCACTGGTGGATCCACTCCGGCCCGCACGACGCCCTGCTCAGCGCCGCCGAGCGCACCCGCTGGCGGAACGCCGGCTGGTGGTGGCCGGCCGTCATCGCGGGCCTGGCCGTCCTCGTCCTGCTCGCCCTGTGGTGGCTGGCGTCCGTCCTGCGCCGCCACCGGACGGCCGAGCTCCTGATCGACACCGGCGACGGCGGGAGCGCCCTGCTGAGGGGCAGGACGCTGGAAGCCGCCGTCGCCGAGGACGCTGCCCGTCGGCAGGGCGTGGCCTCGGCGACGGTCGTCCTGACGGGCCGCCGTACGGCCCCGAGGGCCCGCGCGTGGCTCCGGCTGGAGCCGGACGCGGCCCCGGAGGCGGCGCTGACCGACTTCACCACCCATGCGCTGGCCCACGCGCGGGAGTCGGCGGGCCTGGCGTCACTCCCGACGGAGGTACGGCTGAAGGCGGTCAGACACCGTGCGGACCGGGTGACCTGA
- a CDS encoding DUF6286 domain-containing protein, which yields MSEPRPTEHPTRPLPVPEDPGRPPKTPALPLPAGSGRFWSPRRVPAGIVALLLLAGAGLLLYDVCAVRADHPAMYWRRALARQLAGRPLDDTWVLAGAAVVAALGMWLILLAVTPGLRRLLPMLRPRPDVRAALAREAAALVLRDRAMEISGVRAVRVRMRRGKADVRADAHFRDLDEVHADLDATLADAVQGLGLTRPPAVSVRVRRPGRKKG from the coding sequence ATGAGCGAGCCCCGGCCGACCGAGCACCCCACCCGGCCCCTGCCCGTCCCCGAGGACCCGGGCAGGCCCCCCAAGACCCCGGCGCTCCCGCTCCCCGCCGGCAGCGGCCGCTTCTGGTCGCCGCGCCGCGTCCCGGCGGGCATCGTCGCCCTGCTCCTCCTGGCCGGCGCCGGCCTCCTGCTGTACGACGTCTGCGCCGTCCGCGCCGACCACCCCGCCATGTACTGGCGCCGCGCGCTGGCCCGGCAGCTCGCGGGACGCCCGCTGGACGACACCTGGGTGCTGGCGGGGGCGGCCGTCGTCGCCGCCCTCGGCATGTGGCTGATCCTCCTCGCCGTCACTCCCGGCCTGCGCCGCCTGCTGCCCATGCTGCGCCCGCGCCCCGACGTGCGTGCCGCGCTGGCGCGCGAGGCGGCGGCCCTGGTGCTGCGCGACCGGGCCATGGAGATCTCCGGCGTACGGGCGGTACGCGTGCGGATGCGCCGCGGCAAGGCCGACGTCCGCGCGGACGCGCATTTCCGCGACCTCGACGAGGTCCACGCCGACCTGGACGCCACGCTCGCCGACGCGGTCCAGGGACTCGGTCTGACCCGCCCGCCCGCGGTGTCGGTGCGGGTCCGGCGCCCCGGACGGAAGAAGGGCTGA
- a CDS encoding Asp23/Gls24 family envelope stress response protein produces the protein MTENTTTTLETDTEAQVSVRKAIRRGGGDPATRGRTTIADGVVEKIAGLAARDVVGVHAMGSGLARTFGAVRDRVPGGSKAVSRGVKAEVGEVQTALDLEIVVDYGVSIGDVAHAVRENVIAAVERMTGLEVVEVNIAVSDVKLPDEEEEQPEQPRIQ, from the coding sequence ATGACCGAGAACACAACGACGACGCTGGAGACCGACACCGAGGCGCAGGTGTCCGTCCGCAAGGCCATCCGGCGTGGCGGCGGGGACCCGGCGACCCGCGGACGGACGACCATCGCCGACGGAGTCGTGGAGAAGATCGCCGGGCTCGCCGCACGGGACGTGGTCGGGGTCCACGCCATGGGCAGCGGTCTCGCCCGCACCTTCGGAGCCGTGCGCGACCGCGTGCCCGGCGGCTCCAAGGCGGTGAGCCGGGGTGTGAAGGCCGAGGTCGGCGAGGTGCAGACCGCGCTGGACCTGGAGATCGTCGTGGACTACGGCGTGTCCATCGGCGATGTCGCCCACGCCGTACGCGAGAACGTGATCGCCGCCGTGGAACGCATGACCGGACTCGAGGTCGTCGAGGTCAACATCGCGGTGAGCGACGTCAAACTCCCGGACGAGGAGGAGGAGCAGCCCGAGCAGCCTCGTATCCAGTGA
- a CDS encoding nucleopolyhedrovirus P10 family protein: protein MTSDGWTQAVRQQLGLGRLLPLGSARDGAWIAEGAVAAVLGGAVAREVPEVRLGVPRISLADPEDVDEPVVPPPPSALPPGALRVTADFAAAPGEPLPATAARLRAVLAAASRRLGLEVTEVDLRVTDLLEAADGQPAPVRPPRPPAAREATDPEESRAAAAALAVPGVARLTGSLGGLGRAVHIEQRAEGAGETASLPRLHARVELATAADERAVEVARRVREAVRGALAGHPTVAVLVTSVG from the coding sequence ATGACGTCGGACGGATGGACCCAGGCGGTACGGCAACAGCTCGGGCTGGGCAGGCTGCTGCCGCTCGGCAGCGCGCGGGACGGCGCGTGGATCGCGGAAGGGGCGGTCGCGGCGGTGCTGGGGGGTGCGGTGGCGCGGGAGGTGCCGGAGGTGCGGCTGGGCGTGCCGCGGATCTCGCTCGCCGATCCGGAGGACGTCGACGAGCCCGTCGTACCGCCCCCGCCGAGTGCGCTGCCGCCGGGCGCGCTGCGGGTGACGGCGGACTTCGCGGCGGCTCCGGGCGAGCCGCTGCCCGCGACGGCGGCCCGGCTGCGGGCGGTGCTGGCGGCGGCGTCCCGGCGCCTCGGCCTCGAGGTCACGGAGGTGGACCTGCGGGTGACCGACCTGCTGGAGGCGGCCGACGGGCAGCCCGCGCCGGTGCGCCCGCCGCGGCCGCCGGCGGCCCGGGAGGCCACGGACCCCGAGGAGTCCCGCGCGGCCGCGGCCGCGCTCGCCGTCCCCGGGGTCGCCCGGCTGACCGGCTCGCTGGGGGGTCTGGGCCGTGCGGTGCACATCGAGCAGCGGGCGGAGGGGGCCGGGGAAACGGCCTCCCTGCCGCGGCTGCACGCGCGCGTGGAGCTGGCGACGGCCGCGGACGAGCGGGCCGTGGAGGTGGCCCGGCGGGTACGCGAGGCCGTACGGGGCGCGCTGGCCGGTCACCCGACGGTGGCGGTGCTGGTCACGTCGGTGGGGTGA